The Dermochelys coriacea isolate rDerCor1 chromosome 12, rDerCor1.pri.v4, whole genome shotgun sequence genome has a window encoding:
- the TMEM30B gene encoding cell cycle control protein 50B, translating into MAAASPRAEPAGRRKPDNTAFTQQRLPAWQPLLSAGTALPLFFCVGLACLALGLGLHFSSGTVRELELDYTGAPGSGHSCSRCANASRPAGAGGCSCSLRFELPERFPGPVCLYYQLSNYYQNHRRYSVSRDDRQLSGDAAGLRRPAAECSPFRTGPRGLPVAPCGAIANSRFNDTFALHHLANGTFHRVPLDKRGISWWTDSNIKFSNPALINGTLEASFEGTAKPPNWPHAAYLLDSNPNNTGFINEDFIVWMRIAALPTFRKLYRRVREGNFSSGLPQGTYYLNITYNYPVLSFRGTKKVIFSTVSWMGGKNPFLGIVYLVFGSACILTGFVMLAVHIKFQQQNQMDVE; encoded by the coding sequence ATGGCCGCCGCCTCGCCCCGCGCCGAGCCGGCCGGCCGCCGCAAGCCGGACAACACGGCCTTCACGCAGCAGCGCCTGCCGGCCTGGCAGCCGCTGCTGTCGGCGGGCACCGCGCTGCCGCTCTTCTTCTGCGTGGGCCTGGCCTGCCTGGCGctggggctgggcctgcacttCTCCTCGGGCACCGTCCGCGAGCTGGAGCTCGACTACACCGGGGCGCCGGGCAGCGGCCACAGCTGCTCCCGCTGCGCCAACGCCAGCCGgccggccggggccgggggctgcAGCTGCTCGCTGCGCTTCGAGCTGCCCGAGCGCTTCCCGGGGCCCGTGTGCCTCTACTACCAGCTCTCCAACTACTACCAGAACCACCGGCGCTACAGCGTCTCCCGCGACGACCGGCAGCTCAGCGGCGACGCCGCGGGCCTGCGCCGCCCCGCCGCGGAGTGCAGCCCCTTCCGCACCGGCCCCCGGGGCCTCCCCGTCGCCCCCTGCGGGGCCATCGCCAACAGCCGCTTCAATGACACCTTCGCCCTCCACCACCTGGCCAACGGCACCTTCCACCGCGTGCCCCTGGACAAGCGAGGCATCTCCTGGTGGACCGACTCCAACATCAAGTTCAGCAACCCCGCCCTCATCAATGGCACCCTGGAGGCCAGCTTCGAGGGCACAGCCAAGCCCCCCAACTGGCCCCACGCCGCCTACCTGCTGGACTCCAACCCCAACAACACCGGCTTCATCAACGAGGACTTCATCGTGTGGATGCGCATCGCTGCCCTGCCCACCTTCCGCAAGCTCTACCGCCGCGTGCGTGAGGGCAACTTCTCCTCTGGCCTGCCCCAAGGCACCTACTACCTCAACATCACCTACAACTACCCCGTCCTCTCCTTCCGGGGCACCAAGAAGGTCATCTTCAGCACCGTTTCCTGGATGGGGGGCAAGAACCCCTTCCTGGGCATTGTCTACCTGGTCTTTGGCTCCGCCTGCATCCTCACTGGCTTTGTCATGCTGGCTGTGCATATCAAGTTCCAGCAACAAAACCAGATGGATGTGGAATAG